TCATTTGCATAAGACCTTCAAGGTATCGAATGATCCTCAATTCGCCGAGAAACTGTGGGATGTAGTGGGCTTGTACTTGAACCCTCCCGAGCACGCCCTGGTGCTCAGTTGCGATGAGAAGAGTCAGATACAAGCCCTTGATCGCACGCAAAAAGCTTGCCCATGGTACCCGGCCGTTGCGGCACTCTGACTCACGATTACATGCGTCATGGCACCACCACTCTGTTCGCGGCTTTGAACGTGGCCGAGGGAATTGTGATTGGCGAGTGCATGCCGCGACATCGACACCAGGAATGGATCAAGTTTCTCAAACGGATCGAGACGGCCACCGATCCGTCCTTGGATTTGCATTTGATCGTGGATAACTACGCTACGCATAAGCATCCCAAAGTTAAGCGTTGGCTAGCCCGGCATCCTCGATTCCACATGCATTTCATCCCCACGAGTAGTTCCTGGATGAATCTGGTGGAGCGTTGGTTTCGCGACTTGACGGACAAACGACTGCGTCGAGGGACATTTCGAAGCGTGCCGCAATTAATCCAGGCGATTGAAGGCTACATCGATCATCACAACAACACAGGAAAGGGATTCCAGTGGACCGCCAAAGCCGAGGCTATTCTGGAGAAAGTCCGCCGGGCGAGGGCTACCTTGGATAAAACACATTCTGTGTGAGACACTACACTAGTTCATTATCCAGCACACCCCGAACGCCGTTGCCGGGAAAGGCCTTCTCGCCGAGCTTGGTGAGTTCGTCGATCCACCTCTTTATCGTCTGCGAGGTAACACCCAGCGACCTGGCCGCCTCTGCGGCAGACTGACCTGTTACAGTCACCAACTCTACGGCGGCTTTCTTGTACTCGGCAGAATACCGCTTACGACGACGCTTGACCTTCAACTTCTCCATCCGACACCTCCCAAGTTAGCTTATCAGCTTAACTCGGTGTCCGTTTTTAGTGGGGAAGTCCAAAGTGCCATAACTTATAGTTGCACACACTCCTTACAAGTTGCTGCTAGTTGCGTTACAGATGATTCTTGAATAATTTTCCTCGAGAGGGATGCTCGCATCTTCGAAGTTCATTAACATAGGCTGCGACAATTCTCTCAATTCTCAATCTTTCCACTCGGACGATTTTGCATCTCCGCCAACTCGGCTTCGAGTTCACGGATGCGACTACGTAAGGGTTCGAGGAGCGGTACCAATTGTCGTTCCGAATACCGCTTATGGATATGCTGCTGGCAGTTGATATCCCACGCTTCGAGAGTAAATAAGATTACTCGTTCTACTCTTCCAGGATAATCGCGATCACGAAGCTTCTCCAGAAGGTTTGGATCATCCTCGATTACTCGCGCGGTTCCCCACAGTTTCACTCTTTGGCTGTTCGTATAGTCCATAAGGAAAATAAATGCTTTCGGATTCTCCGTAAGGTCGCCAAGAGTGATGTACTGGCGGTTGCCGCCAAAATCGGCGAAACCGAGTGTCTTTTCGTTTATCACCTTCAGAAATCCCGGCGGTCCACCCCGGTACTGAATGTAAGGCTGCCCTTCGGAGTTCGCGGTTGCGAGGTAGAACATATCCAAGTCCGCCAGGAATTCCGCGAGTTCAGGAGTAACCGTCGTTTGCCAGCCTCCTTCCCGCTCCATCCGAGCATAGCTACGCCGGGATCCTTTCTGCTCCTGGATCGCCTTGACTGCCGGAGTGAAAGCGATGTCGCTGGGAAATTTTCGCATGAGCCAACCCATTCTTTCTGGAATATACCTCTGATTTCCTAATCCAAATCGGCATCGGGTATCCCGGACTTTCGGATCGGTTCACCGATACCCGTAACCACGCTCCGGGCCGGTGGATCACTGGCAGGAAATGACTCATCCGATGCTAACTGGACCTGATCCTGGGAATCTGGCTGGGGGAGATCATCGATGATATTCATTGAATCAC
The genomic region above belongs to Telmatocola sphagniphila and contains:
- a CDS encoding transposase codes for the protein MEKLKVKRRRKRYSAEYKKAAVELVTVTGQSAAEAARSLGVTSQTIKRWIDELTKLGEKAFPGNGVRGVLDNELV
- a CDS encoding pyridoxamine 5'-phosphate oxidase family protein, with the protein product MRKFPSDIAFTPAVKAIQEQKGSRRSYARMEREGGWQTTVTPELAEFLADLDMFYLATANSEGQPYIQYRGGPPGFLKVINEKTLGFADFGGNRQYITLGDLTENPKAFIFLMDYTNSQRVKLWGTARVIEDDPNLLEKLRDRDYPGRVERVILFTLEAWDINCQQHIHKRYSERQLVPLLEPLRSRIRELEAELAEMQNRPSGKIEN